The Acomys russatus chromosome 3, mAcoRus1.1, whole genome shotgun sequence genome has a window encoding:
- the Tox4 gene encoding TOX high mobility group box family member 4 gives MEFPGGNDNYLTITGPSHPFLSGAETFHTPSLGDEEFEIPPISLDSDPSLAVSDVVGHFDDLADPSSSQDGSFSAQYGVQTLDMPVGMTHGLMEQGGGLLSGGLTMDLDHSIGTQYSANPPVTIDVPMTDMTSGLMGHSQLTTIDQSELSSQLGLSLGGGTILPPAQSPEDRLSTTPSPTNSLHEDGVDDFRRQLPSQKAVVVETGKKPKAPKKRKKKDPNEPQKPVSAYALFFRDTQAAIKGQNPNATFGEVSKIVASMWDSLGEEQKQVYKRKTEAAKKEYLKALAAYKDNQECQATVETVELDPMPQAQTPSPPPVTTADPASPAPASTESPALSPCIVVNSTLSSYVANQASSGAGGQPNITKLIITKQMLPSSITMSQGGMVTVIPATVVTSRGLQLGQTSTATIQPSQQAQIVTRSVLQAAAAAAASMQLPPPRLQPPPLQQMPQPPTQQQVTILQQPPPLQAMQQPPPQKVRVNLQQQPPPLQSKVVPPPTLKMQTALLPPTVESSPEQPSSSSPEVHTVEATSPETICEMITDVVPDVASPSQMDVELVSGSPGTLSPQPRCVRSGCENPPVASKDWDNEYCSSECVVRHCRDVFLAWVASRNPNSVVFVK, from the exons ATGGAG TTTCCCGGAGGAAATGACAATTACCTGACGATCACTGGGCCCTCGCACCCCTTCCTGTCAGGGGCCGAG ACTTTCCATACGCCAAGCTTGGGCGATGAGGAGTTTGAAATCCCACCTATCTCCTTGGACTCTGACCCCTCACTGGCTGTCTCAGATGTGGTTGGCCACTTTGATGACCTGGCAGACCCCTCCTCTTCGCAGGATGGCAGCTTTTCAGCTCAGTATGGGGTCCAGACATTGGACATGCCTGTGGGCATGACCCATGGCTTGATGGAGCAAGGCGGGGGGCTCCTGAGTGGGGGCCTGACTATG GACCTGGACCATTCTATAGGAACTCAGTATAGTGCCAACCCACCTGTTACAATTGATGTACCAATGACAGACATGACGTCTGGCTTAATGGGACACAGCCAGTTGACCACAATTGATCAGTCAGAACTGAGTTCTCAACTTGGTTTGAGTTTAGGAGGTGGCACCATCTTGCCACCTGCCCAGTCTCCTGAGGATCGTCTTTCAACTACTCCTTCACCTACAAATTCACTTCATGAAGATGGTGTTGATGATTTCCGGAGG CAACTTCCCAGCCAGAAGGCAGTGGTAGTGGAGACAGGGAAAAAGCCAAAGGCtcccaagaagaggaagaagaaagaccctAATGAACCTCAGAAGCCAGTCTCCGCATACGCATTATTCTTCCGTGACACTCAGGCTGCCATCAAGGGACAGAACCCCAATGCCACCTTTGGTGAGGTTTCGAAGATTGTGGCCTCCATGTGGGACAGTCTTGGAGAGGAGCAAAAACAG GTATACAAGCGGAAAACTGAAGCTGCCAAGAAAGAGTATCTCAAGGCGCTTGCTGCTTATAAAGACAACCAGGAGTGTCAG GCTACTGTGGAAACAGTGGAATTAGATCCCATGCCACAGGCACAGACTCCTTCACCACCTCCTGTGACGACTGCAGACCCAGCATCTCCAGCACCAGCCTCCACAGAGTCTCCTGCTCTGTCCCCTTGCATTGTGGTTAACTCCACGCTTTCGTCTTACGTGGCAAACCAGGCGTCCTCTGGGGCTGGAGGTCAGCCCAATATTACCAAATTGATTATTACCAAACAGATGTTGCCCTCATCTATTACCATGTCTCAAGGAGGAATGGTTACTGTTATCCCAGCCACAGTGGTCACGTCCCGTGGGCTGCAACTAGGCCAAACAAGTACAGCTACTATCCAGCCCAGCCAGCAGGCTCAGATTGTCACCCGGTCAGTGCTGCAGGCAGCGGCGGCAGCTGCCGCTTCTATGCAACTGCCTCCGCCCCGACTACAGCCTCCTCCATTGCAGCAGATGCCTCAGCCCCCAACTCAACAGCAAGTCACCATTCTGCAGCAGCCGCCGCCTCTTCAGGCCATGCAGCAGCCGCCACCTCAGAAAGTTAGGGTCAACTTACAACAGCAGCCACCGCCTCTGCAGAGCAAGGTTGTGCCTCCACCCACCCTAAAAATGCAGACGGCCCTGCTCCCTCCAACCGTAGAGAGCAGTCCTGAGCAGCCTAGCAGCAGCAGCCCTGAAGTCCACACAGTAGAGGCGACCTCTCCTGAGACAATCTGTGAAATGATCACAGATGTAGTTCCTGAT GTCGCATCTCCTTCTCAGATGGATGTTGAGTTGGTGAGCGGATCCCCTGGGACCCTGTCACCGCAGCCTCGGTGTGTGAGGTCTGGCTGTGAGAACCCTCCTGTTGCCAGTAAGGACTGGGACAATGAGTACTGCAGCAGCGAGTGTGTGGTGAGGCACTGCAG GGATGTATTCTTGGCCTGGGTGGCCTCTAGAAATCCAAACTCCGTGGTGTTTGTGAAGTag